From the genome of Pelobacter propionicus DSM 2379, one region includes:
- the fmt gene encoding methionyl-tRNA formyltransferase, whose translation MSSRSIVFMGTPEFACPTLQALIDRGERLLAVVTQPDRPKGRGHKLMPPPVKELALAHDIPVLQPHRVRASAFVESIRQLAPELIVVVAFGQILPKALLDIPPLGCVNVHASLLPRYRGAAPLNWCIINGETETGVTTMLMDTGLDTGPMLLKRSTPIDENEDIVSLHDRMASLGAELLAETLDGLREGRIEPQPQNDSLSCYAPLLKKEHGLIDWQRPARQIHNQVRGLAAWPGAQTLLNGHALKLFRTRVADGAGAPGTVLCSTGGQLEVACLDGSLLIQELQLAGKKRLDSASFLAGCPIAEGTLLGGAATERPIP comes from the coding sequence ATGAGCAGCAGGAGCATCGTCTTCATGGGAACGCCCGAGTTTGCCTGCCCCACCCTGCAGGCCCTGATCGACCGCGGAGAACGGCTGCTGGCAGTGGTCACCCAGCCCGACAGGCCCAAGGGGCGCGGCCACAAGCTGATGCCACCCCCGGTTAAGGAACTGGCCCTGGCCCACGACATTCCGGTGCTCCAACCCCACAGGGTCCGCGCTTCCGCCTTCGTCGAGAGCATCCGCCAGCTGGCTCCCGAACTGATCGTGGTGGTTGCCTTCGGACAGATCCTGCCCAAGGCGCTGCTGGACATTCCTCCCCTGGGCTGCGTCAACGTCCACGCCTCCCTGCTCCCCCGCTACCGAGGCGCCGCCCCGCTCAACTGGTGCATCATCAACGGAGAAACAGAGACCGGCGTCACCACCATGCTGATGGATACGGGGCTCGATACCGGTCCCATGCTGCTCAAGCGCTCGACCCCCATCGACGAGAATGAGGACATCGTCTCGCTGCACGACCGCATGGCCTCCCTGGGCGCGGAGCTGCTGGCCGAGACCCTGGACGGCCTCCGGGAGGGGCGCATCGAGCCGCAGCCCCAGAACGACAGCCTGAGCTGCTACGCTCCGCTGCTCAAGAAGGAGCACGGCCTAATCGACTGGCAGCGGCCTGCCCGCCAGATCCACAACCAGGTTCGCGGACTGGCTGCCTGGCCCGGCGCCCAGACCCTTCTCAACGGCCATGCCCTGAAGCTGTTCCGCACCCGGGTAGCCGATGGCGCGGGAGCTCCGGGAACGGTGCTCTGCTCCACCGGCGGCCAGCTCGAGGTGGCCTGCCTGGACGGCAGCCTGCTCATCCAGGAACTGCAGCTGGCGGGCAAAAAGCGCTTGGACAGCGCCAGCTTCCTGGCCGGCTGCCCCATAGCCGAGGGAACCCTGCTGGGCGGAGCGGCAACGGAGAGACCGATACCGTGA
- a CDS encoding helicase C-terminal domain-containing protein — translation METHFTADSRALMRFEIAQARGNEVFFIGHTNLDGVVCEVEAIARGSHQAVPAILSRASGSDMVIHNHPGGDLTPSAADMDIASVAGNQGIGFAIVDNDCSRCYLVVSPHREQKGELLSLEEIGRVFGDDGLLATSLAGYEKRDEQLRMALTVAEAFNRDRVVLVEAGTGTGKSLAYLVPSILWAVRNNERVVISTNTINLQEQLIRKDLPFLARHCGVDFKAALIKGRGNYACLRKLEAAEAEPGLFPDESSTELTAIVEWSKGARDGCRSDLSFTPRSGVWEEICCEADQCGRSRCKQFNRCFFYRARRDASAARILVVNHALLLSDIVLKRESGYDATAILPPFSRLILDEGHHLEDVATSHLSLIISRGAILKQLHRLVPSKANRAGLLNILSNRLARDLPESMEGLYEELSALLEVSLLPKTQDVVLLTEQTMDWLALALTRETGGEGRERKLRITSEVEQRPFWQECGTRLRALSHSLGDYVSGLRTLVRRCEDLPEQLKEKLANQILDIAGIEGRLQAMTEGFSFMIGDPEGYCRWIETSTAQRGLQARLCAAPLDISGQIKQSILDRMKTIVVTSATLTVGGEFGYLKKRTGFSLLDKGRLDELRLASPFDYASQVFAAVPDDMPDPTAPGFREALQESILRSLSISRGGAFVLFTSHDLLRKVYSSLAPELARLGLTALRQGETGRHSLLARFRKEQHAVLFGTDSFWEGVDVKGEALRLVIITRLPFQVPTEPVQQARCERIDATGGNSFREFSIPQAVIKFRQGFGRLIRSREDRGAVLILDRRVTTKGYGKTFLRSLPDTELVRGASDTLFARMEAFFSGTTETGQGDPLP, via the coding sequence ATGGAAACTCACTTCACCGCCGACAGCCGCGCTCTGATGCGCTTCGAGATCGCCCAGGCCAGGGGTAACGAGGTCTTCTTCATCGGTCACACCAACCTGGACGGTGTGGTCTGCGAGGTGGAGGCCATCGCCCGCGGCTCACACCAGGCCGTGCCGGCCATCCTCTCCCGCGCATCGGGCAGCGACATGGTCATCCACAACCACCCGGGAGGCGACCTGACCCCCTCGGCGGCCGACATGGACATCGCCTCGGTTGCCGGCAACCAGGGGATCGGCTTCGCCATCGTGGACAACGACTGCAGCCGCTGCTACCTGGTGGTCTCCCCCCACAGGGAGCAGAAGGGAGAGCTACTCTCCCTGGAGGAGATCGGCCGGGTCTTCGGCGACGACGGCCTGCTGGCCACAAGCCTCGCGGGGTACGAAAAACGGGACGAGCAGCTGCGCATGGCCCTGACCGTGGCCGAGGCATTCAACCGCGACCGGGTGGTACTGGTGGAGGCCGGCACCGGCACCGGCAAATCCCTGGCCTACCTGGTTCCCTCCATCCTCTGGGCGGTGCGCAACAACGAGCGGGTGGTCATCTCCACCAACACCATCAACCTGCAGGAGCAGCTGATCCGCAAGGATCTCCCCTTTCTGGCCCGCCACTGCGGGGTCGACTTCAAGGCCGCCCTGATCAAGGGGCGCGGCAACTACGCCTGCCTGCGCAAGCTGGAGGCCGCCGAGGCCGAACCGGGCCTGTTCCCCGATGAATCCTCCACGGAACTGACCGCCATTGTCGAATGGAGCAAGGGTGCCCGGGACGGCTGCCGCAGCGACCTGAGCTTCACCCCCCGCAGCGGGGTCTGGGAGGAGATCTGCTGCGAGGCGGACCAGTGCGGACGCTCGCGCTGCAAGCAATTCAACCGCTGCTTCTTCTACCGGGCGCGGCGCGACGCCTCGGCCGCCCGGATCCTGGTGGTCAACCACGCCCTGCTGCTCTCCGACATCGTACTCAAGCGGGAGAGCGGCTACGATGCCACCGCCATTTTGCCCCCCTTCAGCCGCCTGATCCTGGACGAGGGCCATCACCTGGAGGACGTGGCCACCAGCCACCTGTCGCTGATCATCTCCCGCGGCGCCATCCTCAAGCAGCTGCATCGCCTGGTTCCCTCCAAGGCCAATCGCGCCGGGCTTTTGAACATCCTCTCCAACCGCCTGGCCCGCGACCTGCCCGAATCCATGGAGGGGCTCTACGAAGAGCTCTCCGCCCTGCTGGAGGTGAGCCTGCTCCCCAAGACCCAAGACGTCGTCCTGCTGACCGAGCAGACCATGGACTGGCTGGCCCTGGCCCTCACCCGGGAAACGGGCGGGGAGGGGCGGGAGCGCAAGCTGCGCATCACCAGCGAGGTGGAGCAGCGCCCCTTCTGGCAGGAGTGCGGCACGCGGTTACGGGCGCTCTCCCATAGCCTGGGCGATTACGTCAGCGGCCTGAGGACACTGGTGCGCCGCTGTGAAGATCTGCCGGAACAGCTTAAAGAGAAGCTGGCCAACCAGATCCTGGACATCGCCGGCATCGAGGGGCGTCTGCAGGCCATGACCGAGGGGTTCTCGTTCATGATCGGCGACCCGGAGGGGTACTGCCGCTGGATCGAGACCTCCACGGCCCAGCGCGGCCTCCAGGCCCGGCTCTGCGCCGCGCCGCTGGACATCTCCGGCCAGATCAAGCAGAGCATCCTGGACCGCATGAAGACCATCGTCGTCACCTCGGCCACCCTGACCGTGGGGGGAGAGTTCGGCTACCTCAAGAAGAGGACCGGCTTCAGCCTGCTGGACAAGGGACGACTGGACGAACTGCGCCTGGCTTCCCCCTTCGACTACGCCTCCCAGGTATTCGCTGCTGTCCCGGACGACATGCCCGATCCGACGGCGCCCGGGTTCCGCGAGGCGCTGCAGGAGTCAATCCTGCGCAGCCTGAGCATCTCGCGGGGAGGCGCCTTTGTCCTGTTCACCTCCCATGACCTGCTGAGGAAAGTCTACTCCTCCCTGGCGCCGGAACTGGCCCGACTGGGGCTGACCGCCCTCAGACAGGGGGAGACCGGACGCCACAGCCTGCTGGCCCGCTTCCGCAAGGAGCAGCACGCCGTGCTGTTCGGCACCGATTCATTCTGGGAGGGGGTGGATGTGAAGGGGGAGGCGCTCAGGCTGGTGATCATCACCAGGCTCCCCTTCCAGGTGCCCACCGAACCGGTACAGCAGGCCCGCTGCGAGCGCATCGACGCCACCGGCGGCAACTCGTTCCGGGAATTCTCCATCCCCCAGGCGGTGATCAAGTTCCGCCAGGGATTCGGACGCCTGATCCGCAGCCGCGAGGACCGAGGGGCGGTGCTGATCCTGGACCGCCGGGTCACCACCAAGGGGTACGGCAAGACCTTCCTGCGCTCCCTGCCGGACACCGAGCTGGTGCGGGGCGCTTCCGACACACTGTTCGCCAGGATGGAGGCGTTCTTCTCCGGTACTACCGAGACAGGTCAGGGAGATCCGTTGCCATGA
- the glnE gene encoding bifunctional [glutamate--ammonia ligase]-adenylyl-L-tyrosine phosphorylase/[glutamate--ammonia-ligase] adenylyltransferase yields the protein MRLLRFLHEFSRIVSLDDPARRTERLAAFLERHGFSYGARSADNILLIQPCFSVQTLHRILVNALRTPLPDMALNAFERLAGVIPGDDLTAIACRRRALSRFVLVCGSSPFLVNLIYRTPSLFRWLFLENCIAVSRDSRGMLAALRSQVEDKTDYAGLMKRLRLFKRVEIVRIASRDLCGLADLEEVTAELSSLAGASLQVAYEVCRRCLVAEYGLPLMESENGPVEAEMTVMGMGKLGGNELNFSSDIDIIYFYESDRGKTSGVDGGSGQVRGVVSLHSFFAKLGEMISKSLSQVTEDGFVFRVDLGLRPEGKSGDMAASLRSAEIYYESWGQSWERTAMLKARPVAGSLELGEQLLRMLQPFVYRKYLDYTLIEDMKNMKQKIDVSLTRSMEGEANLKLGRGGIREIEFFIQALQLVYAGKNPHLRERNSLKALARLLEANLITEDDHARLSDAYRFLRTVEHRIQVVQERQTHNLPTKADELRALARRSGFLGSDGVERFRETLELHRSHVSAIYGNLFLSRDDRLNRDLSPEVLFLLDHKADADLVKDMLAERRFEDVERAYDNLLSLRDGPVRSNLTERNRRLLEKISPLLLQELLQSPDPDMALIHLERFLTIVGKRTAYYALLAENRQALKLLVSLFGMSEFLSKILINHPELLESMLSYNNASTEKSRDEMERELAAVLELCDDFEDRLDALRRYHNEEVLRIGLNDIHGKVKQTVTTGQLSLLGEACLGAAYDMAVQQLGRFGCPVYNRGEGEAEASMAVIGMGKLGGGELNYHSDLDIIFVYDRQGLTNGDKQISNHEYFAKLAQKIISILTMQTREGYVYKIDTRLRPSGNAGPLVTSLDSFLDYHRQEAQVWERQALTKARVVLGDASLADHLYGVIEKTVYGSTLGEEGRAEIHRLRMRMEHELARESAGSYNIKTGRGGMVDVEFIAQYLQLRHGFRYPELRTTSTIETLTRMGELGLVPAEFAETLVFGYRFLRKLENRLRIIHDYSVNDLSGPKSYLNKLALRLGYDSALKNPGVALISDYEEITGRIRDCYDRVMGERAV from the coding sequence ATGCGTCTCTTGCGCTTCCTGCACGAGTTCAGCCGGATCGTCTCCCTGGACGATCCGGCCCGGCGCACGGAGCGGTTGGCCGCCTTCCTGGAGCGGCACGGCTTCAGTTATGGAGCCCGCTCGGCGGACAACATCCTGCTGATCCAGCCCTGCTTCTCCGTGCAGACCCTGCACCGCATCCTGGTCAATGCCCTGCGCACCCCGTTGCCGGACATGGCCCTGAACGCCTTCGAACGCCTGGCAGGCGTCATTCCGGGGGACGATCTCACCGCCATCGCCTGCCGCCGCAGGGCGCTCTCCCGCTTCGTGCTTGTCTGCGGCTCATCCCCCTTTCTGGTCAACCTGATCTACCGCACCCCCTCCCTGTTCCGCTGGCTCTTCCTGGAGAACTGCATCGCCGTCTCCCGCGACAGCCGGGGCATGCTGGCGGCCCTGCGCTCGCAGGTGGAGGACAAGACCGATTACGCCGGGCTGATGAAGCGCTTGCGCCTGTTCAAGCGGGTCGAGATCGTGCGCATCGCCAGCCGGGACCTGTGCGGCCTGGCCGACCTGGAAGAGGTCACCGCCGAACTCTCCTCCCTGGCTGGCGCGTCACTGCAGGTGGCCTACGAGGTCTGCCGGCGCTGCCTGGTGGCTGAGTACGGCCTGCCGCTGATGGAATCGGAAAACGGCCCGGTGGAGGCGGAGATGACCGTGATGGGCATGGGCAAGCTGGGGGGCAACGAGCTGAACTTCTCCTCGGACATCGACATCATCTACTTCTACGAGTCGGACAGGGGCAAGACCAGCGGCGTGGATGGCGGCTCCGGACAGGTCCGGGGAGTGGTCTCCCTGCACAGCTTCTTTGCCAAGCTGGGGGAGATGATCAGCAAGTCGCTCTCCCAGGTGACCGAGGACGGGTTTGTCTTCCGGGTGGACCTGGGGCTCAGGCCGGAGGGGAAATCGGGCGACATGGCGGCCTCGCTCCGTTCCGCCGAGATCTACTACGAATCCTGGGGCCAGTCATGGGAGCGCACGGCCATGCTCAAGGCCAGGCCGGTGGCCGGCTCCCTGGAGCTGGGTGAACAGCTGCTGCGCATGCTGCAACCCTTCGTCTACCGCAAGTACCTGGATTACACCCTGATCGAGGACATGAAGAACATGAAGCAGAAGATCGACGTTTCCCTGACCCGTTCCATGGAGGGGGAGGCCAACCTCAAGCTGGGGCGGGGGGGGATCCGCGAGATAGAGTTCTTCATCCAGGCGCTGCAACTGGTCTATGCCGGCAAGAATCCCCACCTCAGGGAGCGCAACTCGCTGAAAGCCCTGGCCAGGCTTCTGGAAGCCAATCTGATCACGGAGGATGACCACGCAAGGCTCTCAGATGCCTACCGTTTTCTGCGCACCGTGGAGCACCGCATCCAGGTGGTGCAGGAGCGCCAGACCCACAACCTTCCCACCAAAGCCGACGAGCTGCGCGCCCTGGCGCGACGGAGCGGTTTTCTGGGCAGCGACGGGGTGGAGCGCTTCCGGGAAACCCTGGAGCTGCATCGCTCCCATGTCTCGGCCATCTACGGCAACCTGTTCCTCTCCCGTGACGACCGTCTGAACCGGGACCTGAGCCCCGAGGTGCTGTTCCTTCTGGATCACAAGGCCGATGCCGATCTGGTCAAGGATATGCTGGCCGAGCGACGCTTCGAGGATGTGGAGCGCGCCTACGACAACCTGCTCTCCCTGCGGGACGGGCCGGTCAGGAGCAACCTTACCGAGCGCAACCGCCGGCTGCTGGAGAAGATCTCGCCGCTGCTGCTGCAGGAACTGCTGCAGTCGCCTGATCCGGATATGGCCCTGATTCATCTGGAACGTTTTCTCACCATCGTGGGCAAGCGCACGGCCTACTATGCGCTCCTGGCCGAGAACCGCCAGGCGCTGAAGCTGCTGGTTTCCCTGTTCGGCATGTCGGAATTCCTCTCCAAGATCCTGATCAATCACCCGGAGCTGCTGGAGAGCATGCTTTCCTACAACAACGCCTCTACCGAGAAGAGCAGGGATGAGATGGAGCGGGAGCTGGCCGCAGTGCTGGAGCTCTGCGATGATTTCGAGGACCGGCTGGATGCCCTGCGGCGCTACCACAACGAGGAGGTCCTGCGCATCGGCTTAAACGACATCCATGGCAAGGTGAAGCAGACCGTGACCACCGGCCAGCTCTCCCTGCTGGGGGAAGCCTGTCTGGGGGCTGCCTATGACATGGCGGTGCAGCAGCTGGGGCGCTTCGGGTGCCCCGTGTACAACCGTGGGGAGGGAGAGGCCGAGGCCAGCATGGCGGTGATCGGCATGGGCAAGCTGGGCGGGGGGGAGCTGAACTATCACTCCGACCTGGACATCATCTTCGTCTACGACCGCCAAGGCCTTACCAACGGCGACAAACAGATCTCCAACCACGAGTACTTTGCCAAGCTGGCCCAGAAGATCATCTCGATCCTGACCATGCAGACCCGCGAGGGGTATGTGTACAAGATAGACACCCGCCTGCGGCCATCGGGCAATGCCGGGCCGCTGGTGACCTCCCTGGACTCGTTTCTGGACTACCACCGCCAGGAGGCCCAGGTGTGGGAACGCCAGGCACTGACCAAGGCCCGGGTGGTGCTGGGGGATGCCTCCCTGGCCGACCACCTGTACGGCGTCATCGAGAAGACGGTGTATGGCTCGACCCTGGGGGAAGAGGGGCGCGCCGAGATCCACCGGCTGCGCATGCGCATGGAGCATGAACTGGCCCGGGAGAGCGCCGGCAGCTACAACATCAAGACCGGTCGGGGCGGCATGGTGGACGTGGAGTTCATCGCCCAGTACCTGCAACTGCGCCACGGCTTCCGCTACCCCGAGCTGCGCACTACCAGCACCATCGAGACGCTCACCCGGATGGGGGAGCTGGGGCTGGTGCCGGCCGAGTTCGCCGAGACGCTTGTCTTCGGCTACCGTTTCCTGCGCAAGCTGGAAAATCGCCTGCGCATCATCCACGACTATTCGGTCAATGATCTGAGCGGGCCGAAGAGCTACCTTAACAAGCTGGCACTGCGCCTGGGATACGATTCGGCTCTGAAAAACCCGGGCGTGGCCCTGATCAGCGACTACGAGGAGATTACCGGCAGAATCCGCGACTGTTACGATCGGGTGATGGGGGAGCGGGCGGTGTGA
- the def gene encoding peptide deformylase, translating into MIRTILTYPNPELKKKSAAVTIITDEIRELVSDMTETMYHAPGVGLAAPQIGVHQRVIIIDVSAHDEPNELIIAINPVIVHAEGESYEEEGCLSVPKYAANVRRHASVTVRGLDLEGREQTWHAEGLLAIAFQHEIDHLDGRLFVDHLSPLKRDLFQRRARKAAEAKAAGER; encoded by the coding sequence ATGATTCGCACCATTCTCACCTACCCAAATCCCGAGCTGAAAAAGAAATCGGCAGCGGTTACCATCATAACCGACGAGATCCGCGAACTGGTCAGTGATATGACCGAAACCATGTACCACGCCCCCGGCGTGGGGCTGGCAGCCCCCCAGATCGGCGTCCATCAGCGGGTGATCATCATCGATGTCTCCGCCCACGACGAGCCGAACGAGCTGATTATAGCAATCAACCCGGTCATCGTCCATGCCGAGGGAGAGAGCTACGAGGAGGAGGGCTGCCTGTCGGTACCCAAATACGCCGCCAACGTGCGCCGCCACGCCAGCGTGACGGTCAGGGGCCTGGACCTGGAGGGGAGGGAACAGACCTGGCATGCCGAGGGGCTCTTGGCCATCGCCTTCCAGCACGAGATCGATCACCTGGACGGCAGACTCTTCGTCGACCACCTCTCGCCCCTCAAGCGCGATCTGTTCCAGCGCAGGGCCCGCAAGGCGGCGGAAGCGAAAGCAGCGGGGGAGCGATGA
- a CDS encoding DUF116 domain-containing protein, giving the protein MGLTCLLLVALIFLAWWVPNQGLANIHPDLPNIVGIAMAILSGLAILGTVLLVLTTAMNRDFFFTRLLRLVVIKFLLPMIELVGRLLGISKDSIRQSFIAMNNSLVISQCHSISPDRILVLLPHCIQLFDCAIKVTGDINKCVLCGRCDIKGLVDIGRRYGIDISVATGGTLARKVIVEKRPKLVLAVACERDLTSGIKDCYPLPVIGILNERPFGPCFNTRVDVEKIDEALSRILPRT; this is encoded by the coding sequence ATGGGGCTGACCTGCCTGCTGCTGGTGGCCCTGATCTTCCTGGCCTGGTGGGTTCCCAACCAGGGCCTGGCCAATATCCACCCAGACCTGCCCAACATCGTCGGTATCGCCATGGCGATTCTCTCCGGCCTGGCCATCCTGGGCACCGTCCTTTTGGTACTGACCACGGCAATGAACCGGGACTTCTTCTTCACCCGCCTCTTGCGACTGGTGGTGATCAAGTTCCTGCTCCCCATGATCGAGCTGGTGGGACGGCTCTTGGGGATCAGCAAGGACAGCATCCGCCAGTCCTTCATCGCCATGAACAACAGCCTGGTGATCTCCCAGTGCCACTCCATCAGCCCGGATCGGATCCTGGTGCTGCTGCCGCACTGCATCCAGCTCTTCGACTGCGCCATCAAGGTCACCGGCGACATCAACAAGTGCGTGCTCTGCGGCCGCTGCGACATCAAGGGGCTGGTGGATATCGGCCGCAGGTACGGCATCGACATCTCCGTGGCCACCGGCGGCACCCTGGCGCGCAAGGTGATCGTGGAAAAGCGCCCCAAGCTGGTGCTGGCCGTGGCCTGCGAGCGCGACCTCACCTCCGGCATCAAGGACTGCTACCCCCTGCCGGTGATCGGCATCCTCAACGAACGCCCCTTCGGCCCCTGCTTCAACACCAGGGTGGATGTGGAGAAGATCGACGAGGCGCTCAGCCGCATACTCCCGCGCACGTAG
- a CDS encoding HDOD domain-containing protein → MNRELEQLINSASDLPTIPVVATKVLQLIESETTTAEDLARVVSSDAAVAARVLKISNSSFFGCRRQINTLSHAIMMLGYNTLKSLIMAASVKQVYKNYGLAEKMLWEHSFGAALAARIIAGATQQINDEEAFLGGLFHDIGKTIMNNIDSQRFQMVIQKCYNEGISFQEAEQEFYPYSHAEVGGLVIEKWNFPEMLIKAVMEHHRFGFVEDEDPYQILLTSTVGLANLFCHKIGLGQREPDTDLVLAESMPARLLQLDENQLECMLTSFEQAYTQDKSFFE, encoded by the coding sequence ATGAACAGGGAACTGGAACAACTCATCAATAGCGCCAGCGATTTGCCGACAATTCCGGTGGTTGCGACAAAGGTGTTGCAGCTCATCGAGAGCGAGACGACAACGGCGGAAGACCTTGCCCGGGTGGTATCGTCCGATGCGGCGGTGGCCGCCAGGGTCCTGAAGATATCCAACTCCTCCTTCTTCGGCTGCAGGCGCCAGATCAACACCCTGTCCCACGCCATCATGATGCTCGGCTACAACACCCTGAAGAGCCTGATCATGGCGGCATCGGTCAAGCAGGTTTACAAGAACTACGGTTTGGCGGAAAAGATGCTCTGGGAACACTCCTTCGGCGCTGCCCTGGCCGCCCGCATCATCGCCGGCGCCACCCAGCAGATAAACGACGAAGAGGCCTTTCTGGGAGGCCTCTTTCACGATATCGGCAAGACCATCATGAACAACATCGACAGCCAGCGTTTCCAGATGGTGATTCAGAAATGTTACAACGAAGGCATCTCGTTCCAGGAGGCGGAGCAGGAGTTTTACCCCTACAGCCACGCCGAAGTGGGCGGACTGGTCATCGAGAAATGGAATTTCCCCGAAATGCTGATCAAAGCGGTCATGGAGCACCACCGCTTCGGCTTTGTAGAGGATGAGGACCCCTACCAGATACTGCTCACCAGCACCGTGGGACTGGCCAACCTCTTCTGCCACAAGATCGGCCTCGGCCAGCGGGAACCGGATACCGACCTGGTCCTCGCCGAGTCCATGCCCGCCCGCCTGCTCCAGCTGGACGAGAACCAGCTGGAGTGCATGCTGACCAGCTTCGAGCAGGCCTATACCCAGGACAAGAGTTTCTTCGAATAA
- a CDS encoding sensor histidine kinase, which produces MKLLRKIFSPVKTLIAIQLVWITLVVSWIYWFVGKNRQFRELAEKYRPELLGEGFNWVVMTEGLVMLAVILAGVYVIFHYWNRQSRLYENQRTFISQVTHELKSPLASIQLHLETIRLRTLPQERLDAFVNTMLADTERLHYLINNLLMAARLEQRRKPAERRMANISELVREYVERERDKLPQGGQITLETEEDVKLLVDPEELEIVLRNLFENAVLYSPGTPDITVRLARGGNTVSLAIQDRGRGLDGAELKKVFDRFYRVQQDGENVRGTGLGLYIVDTIVRGYGGTVTAESTGIGQGCTFTITLPKPQTKGS; this is translated from the coding sequence ATGAAGCTGCTGAGAAAAATTTTCAGCCCGGTCAAGACGCTGATCGCCATCCAGCTGGTCTGGATCACCCTGGTGGTCTCCTGGATCTACTGGTTCGTGGGCAAGAACCGCCAGTTCCGCGAACTGGCCGAGAAGTACCGCCCGGAACTGCTGGGCGAGGGCTTCAACTGGGTGGTCATGACCGAGGGACTGGTCATGCTGGCCGTCATCCTGGCCGGCGTGTACGTCATCTTCCACTACTGGAACCGCCAGTCCCGACTGTACGAAAACCAGCGCACCTTCATCTCCCAGGTCACCCACGAGCTGAAATCCCCCCTGGCCTCCATCCAGCTGCACCTGGAGACCATCAGGCTGCGCACCCTCCCCCAAGAACGTCTGGACGCCTTTGTGAACACCATGCTGGCTGACACGGAGCGTCTGCACTACCTGATCAACAACCTGCTCATGGCCGCCCGCCTGGAACAGCGCCGCAAGCCGGCGGAGCGCAGGATGGCCAACATATCCGAGCTTGTACGGGAGTATGTGGAGCGGGAACGGGACAAGCTGCCCCAGGGGGGGCAGATCACCCTGGAGACGGAGGAGGATGTCAAGCTGCTGGTGGACCCGGAGGAGCTGGAGATCGTCCTGCGCAACCTGTTCGAAAACGCGGTACTCTACTCGCCCGGAACCCCGGACATCACCGTTCGCCTGGCGCGCGGCGGGAACACGGTCAGTCTGGCCATACAGGACCGGGGACGCGGCCTGGACGGCGCCGAGCTGAAGAAAGTCTTCGACAGGTTCTACCGCGTGCAGCAGGACGGGGAGAATGTGCGCGGGACCGGCCTGGGGCTGTACATCGTGGATACCATCGTACGGGGATACGGCGGCACGGTAACGGCGGAGAGCACAGGCATTGGCCAGGGCTGCACCTTTACCATCACCCTGCCCAAACCACAGACAAAGGGTAGCTGA
- the mtnA gene encoding S-methyl-5-thioribose-1-phosphate isomerase, producing the protein MSFRTIEWRDDSVIMIDQTRLPGEEVYNTYTDFKAVAEAIRGMVIRGAPAIGVAAAMGIALGARDIIADTHESFFRQLENVCDVMARTRPTAVNLFWAIERMKRVAEAGRDKPLDGIRQLLKEEAIRVEEEDLTICRNIGKWGATLIPEGATVLTHCNAGGLATAGYGTALGVIRAAHEAGKKIQVFADETRPWLQGARLTAWELVKEGIPATLISDNMAGFFMSRGEITCCVVGADRIAANGDTANKIGTYSVAVLAKENNIPFYVAAPISTLDLSLCDGGKIPIEERPAEEVTCIRGVDIAPAGVRVRNPAFDVTPARYISAIITENGIVRGDYRAGLRRIAGN; encoded by the coding sequence ATGTCCTTCCGCACCATCGAGTGGCGCGACGACAGCGTCATCATGATCGACCAGACCCGCCTGCCGGGTGAAGAGGTCTACAACACCTATACCGATTTCAAGGCGGTTGCCGAAGCCATTCGCGGCATGGTCATCCGCGGGGCTCCCGCCATCGGCGTGGCCGCCGCCATGGGGATCGCCCTGGGGGCCCGGGACATCATCGCCGATACCCATGAATCCTTCTTCCGCCAGCTGGAGAACGTGTGCGACGTCATGGCCCGCACCCGTCCCACGGCGGTCAACCTGTTCTGGGCCATCGAGCGCATGAAGCGTGTGGCCGAGGCGGGTCGTGACAAGCCGCTGGACGGGATCCGCCAACTGCTCAAAGAGGAGGCCATCCGGGTGGAAGAGGAGGACCTGACCATCTGCCGCAACATCGGCAAGTGGGGGGCTACCCTGATCCCCGAGGGGGCAACGGTCCTGACCCACTGCAATGCCGGCGGCCTGGCCACGGCCGGCTACGGCACCGCCCTGGGGGTGATCCGGGCCGCCCACGAGGCGGGGAAGAAGATCCAGGTCTTTGCCGACGAGACCCGCCCCTGGCTGCAGGGCGCCCGCCTGACCGCCTGGGAACTGGTCAAGGAGGGGATCCCCGCCACATTGATCTCCGACAACATGGCCGGCTTCTTCATGAGTAGGGGGGAGATCACCTGCTGCGTGGTGGGGGCCGACCGTATCGCCGCCAACGGCGATACGGCCAACAAGATCGGCACCTATTCGGTGGCGGTGCTGGCCAAGGAGAACAACATCCCCTTCTATGTGGCCGCCCCGATCTCAACCCTGGACTTAAGCCTCTGCGACGGCGGCAAGATTCCCATCGAGGAGCGCCCGGCCGAGGAGGTGACCTGCATCAGGGGGGTCGACATCGCCCCCGCCGGGGTCAGGGTACGCAACCCGGCCTTCGACGTCACCCCGGCCCGCTACATCAGCGCCATCATCACCGAGAACGGCATCGTCAGGGGCGACTACCGCGCAGGCCTGCGCAGGATCGCGGGGAACTGA